Part of the Labrenzia sp. PHM005 genome is shown below.
CGATGTCCATGACACAGAAATAGGCGCCAAACGGATAGGTCATGTTGGGCGGATCGTAGTAACTGACCGCTTCCAGACCCGGCTCCATATTGGGCGGCGGAGCGTTGTAGGCCGCCCAAGCAATTTCCTTCATGGATTTGCGTGCTTGCGGATTGCCTTTCACCTGAAAACCATCAACATCCCACTCAAGGTCGTATTCGGAGACCTCCAGCATGTGTGCTGCGATCATCTGAGCCTTGTTGCGGATCTTGCGCGCGGCAAGGGCAATCGCAGCACCGGCGACCGGCGTCGAGCGGGAGCCATAGGTGCCAAGGCCATAGGGCGCGGTGTCGGTGTTACCTTCCTCGACCATGATGTCGTCGGCCGGTATGCCGATTTCAGTCGCGATGATCTGGGCCCAGGTCGTCTCATGGCCCTGGCCTTGAGACTTGGTGCCCATGCGAGAAATGACCGATCCTGTCGGATGGACGCGGATTTCGGCACTGTCGAACATGGCGACACCGAGGATGTCGCAGTTCTTGGACGGCCCTGCGCCAACGATCTCGGTAAAGAACGAGATGCCGATGCCCATGATCTCACGGGTTTCGCCGCGCTTGAAAGCGTCCTGTTTTGCCTTTTGCTCTTCACGCAGTTGGCGGTAGCCGATGGTGTCCATCGCCTTCTGCATGGCGGTATGATAGTCGCCACTGTCATACTCCCAGCCGAGAGCGGACTGATATGGGAACTGTTCCTTCTTGACGAAGTTTTTCATGCGCAGATCGGCCGGATCCATCTCAAGTTTTTGCGCCAGGATGTCCATGGCCCGCTCGATACAGTAGGCGGCTTCCGTCACGCGGAAGGAACACCGGTAGGCCACGCCGCCTGGCGCCTTATTGGTGTAGACACCGTCGACTTCGAGATGCGCCGCCGGGAAGTCATAAGACCCGGTGACGATGTTCATGAAGCCGGCCGGCCATTTGGATGGATCGGCACAGGCGTCAAAACCGCCGTGGTCGGCGAGAACGTGCACTTTTAGTCCGGTCACGGTGCCATCTTTTTTCGCGGCGATTTCCGTGGTCATGTGATAGTCGCGGGCAAAGGATGTGGTGGAGAGGTTCTCCATCCGGTCTTCAACCCATTTCACCGGAACACCGGTGACAATGGAGGCAACGATCGAGCAGATGTAGCCCGGATAAGCGCCCACCTTGTTGCCGAAGCCGCCGCCAATATCCGGTGCAATCACATGGATCTTGTGCTCTGGAATGGTTGAGAGCAGGGAGGCGACCGTCCGGATGACATGTGGCGCCTGGAAGGTGCCCCAAACCGTCAATTCGCCTTTCACCTTGTCCATAGATGCCACGCACTGGCAGGTCTCCAGCGGAGACGGGTGCGTGCGGTGGTAGGAGATCATGTCTTTGGTGGTGATGTCGGCTTCGGCGAAGGCTTTCGCGGTTTCGTCCTTATCGCCCACCTGCCATTTGAAGATGTGATTGTGATGGTCGCGTGGACCATGCGCACCTTCGGTTTTACCTTCCAAATCCGGGCGCAGAACCGGCGCATCCGGATCCATTGATTTGAACGGATCGACCAGAACCGGCAATTCCTCATAGTCGACTTCAACGAGCTGGATGGCATCATCTGCGATGTAGCGGTTTTCCGCGACCACGAAGGCGACTTCCTGGTTCTGGTAGAGCACTTTGCCGTCCGCCAGCACCATTTGGACATCACCGGCCAGCGTCGGCATCCAGGCAAGGTTCACGCCTTTCAGGTCTTCGGCCGTCAGGACAGCAATCACACCTGGGATTTTGAGAGCTTCGGTTGCGTCGATCTTGGTGATCTTCGCGTGTGCATAAGGCGAGCGTACGAAGTCACCGAAGACCATGCCCGGCAGTTTCAGATCGTCGACATACTGGCCCTGGCCTTGCGTGAAACGAACATCTTCCACGCGCTTGCGTTTGCAGCCCATGCCTTCAAGGGCTGCTTCCCGCTGTTCCCGTGTCGGGGTCATATCATTCATTCTGCAGCCTCCTGGAATTCAGTGCCGTTGAGCTTGGCCGCGGCATACTGGATGGCTTTGACGATGTTCTGGTATCCGGTGCAGCGGCAGAGGTTGCCGGCAATGCCCATGCGGATTTCTTCTTCCGATGGGTTCGGGTTTTCCTTCAAAAGAACATGCGCGCGCATGATCATGCCCGGGGTGCAGAAACCGCACTGAAGGCCGTGCATCTGGCGGAAACCTTCTTGCAGTGCCGACAACGTCCCGTCGGCATTCGCCATGCCTTCAACAGTTGTTAGCTCCGCGCCGTTCGCTTGAGCTGCAAATATTGTGCAGGTTTTCACCGACATGCCGTTCATCTCAACCGTGCAAGCACCGCAATGTGAGGTCTCGCAGCCGATATGAGGGCCGGTGATATTCAAATCTTCCCGCAGGAAATGGATCAAAAGTGTGCGCGGTTCGACAAAGCGCTGCACCTTCTTGCCGTTCACCGTCATTGTGACCGGGATTTGTTCAATATCGCTCATCTATTTCTCCCTCGTCACCGTTTATGAGCTTGCGCGTTCCGCTGCGCGGGCAAGGGCCCGTTCCAGCATGATGCCAGCCATCTTGGTGCGGTATTCCGCCGGACCACGTCCGTCAGATGCCGGTTCCGTAATTGCTTCTGCTGCAGCGATAGCTTTTTTGATGGTTTCGGCGTCCAGGCTGGACCCTGTCAAAATGGCTTCCGCATCTGCGGCATGAAGCGGTGTGTCCGCCACATTCGTCAGCGCGATGGAACAGGACGAAACTGTGCCTCCGTCCATCGTTAAAACGACTGCGGCGGCTGCGGTGGCATAGTCGCCGACCTTACGCTTCAGCTTTTCATAGGCGTAACCATGACCTGCCGGCGGTGTTGGAATGCGGACGGCTGTCAGGATTTCTTCCGGGGCTAAGGCCGTAAAATAAGCCGCCTCATAAAAGTCGCGCGCAGCCACTTCACGGTCACCTTCTTGACCCGTTAGAACGTAGCTCGCATTGAGACATTGCATCAGCGCCGGCATGTCATTGCCCGGGTCGCCGTTGGCAACATTGCCGCCGAGTGTGCCGAGATAGCGGATTTGCGGGTCGGCAATCAGCAGCGACGTTTCGCGGATGATCGGTAGCTTTTCGCTCAGAAGGTCCGAGTGGATCATCTCGTGCTGTGTTGTCATCGCGCCTATGACAATGGTGCCGGCGTCCTCCTTAATCCCCTTGAGGCTTTCAACGCCTGCCAGATCAACCAGGTGTTCCGGCGCTGCCATGCGTAACTTCATCATGGGAATTAGGCTATGTCCGCCAGACAATGGCCGGGCTTCATCGCCGTGTTCGGCCAAAATCGAAACCGCTTCGGCAACGGTTGATGGCCGGTGGTAGATAAACTCACCAGGGATCACGTTGGTCTCCTCCCTCATTCTGTACTGCGGTCTGCACCTGGCGTCAGCAGGTGAGCCACATCGACGTCCCAAACCTCTCATTCGGGTGATGTCTCGACATTCAGTCTGCTACCAAGGGTGGATGGTGTTGCGTTGCACCCTCAAGGCCGAGTGCACCGGAAGCCTTAAAATTGCACAAACTGCGGAGGCTATTGCACGAAGTACGACAGAGATGCTGTCGTATTTTGCGTCTATGAGAAACTACGTAGATTTGCAGAACGGCCTAACTGGCTGAGCTATCTGTATTAGGCCGTCTCTGCAGACATTAGAGAGTAAGCTCGGGCCGAAAGGTGCCGCCATTCGTGCAAAACCACTTGTTTGGCGGTTTTGGGCGGCGCTGTGGCAAGAAGGTTGAAATTATTGCGCTGCAGCGGTGGACGGGTCGCCGCTGGGTTGCTCAAGGGAGGTCAATTTGGATTTGACATGGCCCCATCGTGACCGGCTTACCGGAACCGTTTGACCGTCGTCTCCCGCTAGGTGCAGAACGCCACCGTCTCCGGCTCTTTTGAAATTGATGACTTTTGTCAGGTTGACGATATGGCTGCGGTGGACCCGATTGAAAATTTTGGGATCCAGCTGCTGCTCTGCTTCACTGATCGACAGGGGGCAGAAATACTCGCGGCGGCTGTCGTGGAGCCGGGTGTAGTGCGCATCCGCATGGATGGCGACGATCTCAGCGGGATCTATTTGCGTTTTCCGGCCATCAAATTCAATCGGTATCGGCTTGCGAATGGCGCTGGCCGACTTGCGGACGGCTTTTGCTGCAGCTTGCAGACCAGAGGCTGGCTTCGGCTGCAGGCCTGTCTTTTGTTCAATCGAATGGGAGGTTGCTTCATCTGGGGCGACTTCAGCGGAAATGTTGGCCGTAGGTGCGGAAAATGCGGTGCCTGCTTCCGCTTCACCTGATTTGTCACCGGACTGTGCTGGGACCAGCGCCAACAAAAACAGCGCCGATACCAAAAAAGCGACGCAGGAGACCAGAATAGCCAATGCTCCCGGCCCCAGCGAGGGGGCAGTTAAACTGGCCGCTGATTGAGCCGGGTCAAAGGTCAATCCGGTCATTGCTGTGTAATGCATGGCGGAAATCGCAAGGCCCATGACAACGGCCGACACGACAATAGGCGGTCGCCGGCCTGCGCTGAACAAGAGCCAAAGTGCCAAACCGGCAGCATTAAACGCGATCAAAAAGCTGGCGAGGACATAGGCGGGGTCATGCGCCATATGCAAAGACGTGTGCAAGGCATACATGCCGAGGTAGTGCATGGTGCAAATCCCGGCCCCCATCACAAAGGCAGACAGGCCGAGGCGGAGTGGGGTTAGGCGTTTGTTGCTGGCCGCAAAAACCGCAATGCCGACAACCAGCACACACACAAGAAACGACAGCAAGGTTGGCAGAACCAAATAGTCGATGGTGACCTGAAACTTTGCTGCCAGGATGCCGACAAAATGCATGGACCAGATGGCGAGGGCCAGTGTCAGCGCAGCGCCTGCCAGTAAATGGCGGCGGCGTGGATCTTGAGCGCTGCCGACCTGGACTGCCAAGCTTAATCCAACAAAACTCCCTTGGAAGGCCATAACCAAGGAAAGTGCCACGAGCCAAGGCTCGTGCGTCACTGTCATCGTGATGCCCCTCCCGTCTAGTGCCGTTCTCGCGCCTGACTCGGCTTTCCGGGAATTTATGATAGGCGAAGACCGTCAATTGTCCAAGTGTCTGCAAAAACACCGCGATTGGGTTTGCAGAACCTGGTGACAGCTTCCTAAGGTCGCTGTGTTTTGGGAAGTCTGCTGCAATCAATCTTGGGAAAGCGGATTTTTTGTGCCGCCGAGGGGCGGAGATTAATTCAGTTTTTAATGCAACTCATTCGCAACTGGGTTGACAGTTGCGAATGAGTTGCAATATCAATTGCGAGAAGGGTCAATACTCAAAGGGACATTTCAAAGTGAAAAAGACATTTCTCTTCGCCGCAGTTGCGGCAGTTGCCGTGGCAGCGGCTTCAGGGGCCTCGGCCAAGGACAAGATGAAGGTTGTGACGACCTTCACTGTGATCGCTGATATGGCTGCAAATGTTGCCGGCGACGCTGCTGAGGTTGTCTCTATCACAAAGCCGGGGGCTGAAATCCATGGTTATGAGCCGACACCTCAAGACATCGTTCGGGCCCATGATGCCGATCTGATCCTTTGGAACGGTATGAACCTCGAGCTCTGGTTTGAACAGTTCCTGGCCAATGTTGGTGAGGTTCCATCCGCCACTTTGACCGACGGTATCGACCCGATTTCCATCAAAAGCGGATCTTATGAGGGCAAGCCCAATCCGCACGCCTGGATGGGTCTTGGCAATGCGCAGATCTATATCGACAACATTGCAGCAGCGTTTTCAAAACATGATCCGGACAACGCGGCGACGTATGAAAAGAATGCCGAAGCCTACAAACAAGAACTGCGTGCGGTCATTGAACCTCTGCAGGCAACGATCAACAAGGTCCCGGAAAACAAGCGCTGGCTGGTCACTTGTGAAGGCGCCTTTAGTTATCTCGCCCGCGATTTCGGCATGAAGGAACTGTATCTGTGGCCAATGAACGCCGATCAGGTCGGGACACCGAAACAGGTGCGGTCTGTGATTGATGGTGTCAGGGAAAACAATATTCCGGTCGTTTTTTGTGAGAGCACGGTCAATACGGCGCCTGCCGAACAGGTCGCCCGGGAAACCGGCGTGTCTTATGGCGGCGTCCTCTACGTCGACTCCCTCAGTGAAGCCGATGGCGCCGTTCCAACTTACCTCGATCTTTTGAAAGTCACCTCAAGCACGGTCGCTGAAGGCCTTGCAGCTGCAACCAACTGAGTGCGTTTGTCTGCTGAGCCCTGTTATTGCAGTTGTTTTGCAGATGAATGCAGCACACAATCACCTAAAGCGTCTAAGGGCGAAAAAGCTGCATGTTGAATGTTTTGAGGGAAGCGGGAATGGAGGTGGCTCCAGACCAAGCCGACAATGGGATTTCGGCTGAAGACGTGACGGTCACTTACCGAAACGGCCATACCGCTCTTTGGAATGCAAGTTTTGACATTCCGCGCGGCACGGTGACAGCTTTGGTCGGGGTCAACGGTGCCGGAAAATCGACCCTCTTTAAGGCGATCATGGGTTTTGTGCCTGCGGCCAAGGGCGATATCCGAATTCTCGATATGAGCGTCCGTGAGGCCTTACGGAAAAACCTGGTCGCTTATGTCCCTCAATCGGAAGAAGTAGATTGGTCGTTTCCGGTGCTGGTCGAAGATGTGGTCATGATGGGCCGTTATGGCCACATGGGCTTTCTGCGCTGGCCAAAAAAGGCAGATCACGAGGCGGTGTCAGAGGCGCTTGCCAGGGTCAATATGCAGGATTTCCGGCACCGTCAGATCGGGGAACTTTCCGGCGGACAAAGAAAACGGGTGTTTCTAGCCAGAGCATTGGCGCAGGACGGTCAAGTCATCTTGCTGGATGAACCCTTTACCGGCGTTGATGTGAAAACCGAAGAGCAGATTGTCGAGCTCCTGCGCGAGCTGCGTGCAGAAGGCCGGGTCATGCTGGTATCTACACACAATCTCGGTTCTGTGCCGGAATTCTGTGACCGGACGGTGCTGGTCAAAGGAACCGTGCTGGCGCATGGCCCAACGGAGACAACGTTCACGCGTGAGAACCTGGAGCATGCCTTTGGCGGGGTTCTGCGCCACTTTACCATCAGTGATCAGACGCTTCACACAGATGGGGACGACCGCACGGTCACCATCCTGACCGACGATGAGCGGCCCTTTGTGCAGTATGGTGGTGAAGTGCAAACCACTGAGGGGCGGAAATGATATCCGTTCTATTGGAGCCGTTCAGTTACAGTTACATGACCAATGCCATGTGGGTGTCGGCCCTGGTCGGCGGGGTCTGCGCATTTTTGTCTGCTTACCTGATGCTCAAAGGCTGGTCGCTGATCGGCGATGCGCTGTCTCACTCGGTGGTGCCAGGTGTGGCGGGCGCCTATATCCTCGGCCTGCCGTTCGCGCTGGGCGCCTTTATCGCAGGAGGGCTCGCAGCCGGGGCCATGCTGTTTCTGTCCGAACGATCTGGCTTGAAGGTCGATGTCATCATCGGGCTGATCTTCACTTCCTTCTTTGGACTGGGCCTGTTCATCGTTTCGGTCAATCCCATGTCGGTGTCGATCCAAACCATCACGATGGGCAACATTCTGGCGATCACACCTGAAGACACCCTGCAGCTTGCGATCATTGGATTTGTCTCGTTGGCTGTTCTTCTCGTTAAGTGGAAGGACCTGATGGTGACCTTCTTTGACGAGAACCATGCCCGGACAATTGGGCTTCGGCCTGGCCTTTTAAAGGCCGTCTTCTTTATCCTGCTGTCGGCCTCTGTTGTGGCAGCGATGCAAACGGTTGGGGCTTTTCTTGTTATTGCCATGGTCGTAACACCCGGCGCGACGGCCTATCTGCTGTGCGACCGCTTTCCACGGTTGATCATGCTGTCGGTCGTGATCGGATCGCTCACCAGTTTTGTTGGCGCCTACATCAGCTATTTTCTGGACGGTGCAACGGGCGGAATCATCGTCACCCTGCAAACACTGATCTTTCTCGTGGCCTTTGTGTTTGCGCCCAAACACGGCCTTCTGGCTGCCCGCCGCAAGGCGGCTGAAGCTCTGCGCCAAGGGCCGGCTGACACAAACATGCACCAGACCGTCATCGGGGAGGACCTGTGATAGACCTCGATTTGTTGATGCTGCCGTTCAAATTCGCGTTCATGCAGAACGCCTTTTTGATTTGCATGCTTGTTTCCGTTCCAACCGCGCTCTTGTCCTGCTTTCTGGTGATGAAGGGTTGGGCCTTGATGGGGGATGCTGTCAGCCACGCTGTGCTGCCCGGCATTGTGCTTGCCTACATCTTCGGAATTCCTCTGATCCTGGGGGCGTTTGGAGCAGGAATGATCTGCGCCGTTGCGACGGGCTATTTGTCCGGCAACAGCCGGGTCAAGCAAGACACGGTCATGGGGGTCGTCTTCTCCGGCATGTTTGGTCTTGGCATTGTGCTTTATGTTTCGATCGAAACGAATGCGCACCTAGATCACATCCTTTTTGGCAACATGCTGGGGGTTGGCAGTCAGAACCTTTGGACAGCGGGCATTATTTCGGTGCTGGTTGCTGGTGCGCTTGTCTTGAAATGGAAAGATCTTGTGCTGCACAGTTTTGATGCCGCTCAGGCGCAAGCGTCCGGCCTTCCGGTCAATGTGCTGCACTACGGAATGCTGGCAGCCCTGTCCTTAACGATTGTTGCCACGTTGTCTGCGGCCGGATTGATCCTCGCGATCGGCTTGCTGATCGCTCCGGGCGCGATTGCCTTTTTACTGGTGCGCAAGTTTGGCACCATGCTTTGGATCTCTGTGATTGTCTGTATGGGATCCATGCTTGCCGGGACTTACCTGAGCTTCTTTTTGGACAGTGCCCCGGCGCCGACGATCGTGCTGATCCTGACGGCTGTCTTTATGATTGCGTTTATCCGGCGCCAAATTGTGACCCGGCGAATGTCGATGCGCCGGATTTCTCAGACTGAAGCGACTGCATCGGAATAAAAAAAAGCCGGCTCACGCACTCGCGGGCCGGCTCAATTGTTTGATCAAGGATCTTTCGATCAGTTCTGCACTGGTAGAGTTAGAGAGACCAGGTCAGTCCCAACAATCGTGTCTCCTTCAAACCCGCTGTCCGAAACTGCGCCGAGATAATCTTCATTGGCCAAGGCGCCGTCAGGCAACTTGTAAGGGCCTTGGCGCGGTGCGCCAACGGGTGGGATCAAATGGGTCAGCATGAGATGTTTGACACCAGCCCGGCGGGCCAAATGGCCAAGATCGGTGGCATTGCTTTGCCGGAAATAGATCGGCGGCGGGAAGCCGGTGCCGCCATCGGGACCCATCACCGGATGGATCGTGGAATGAACCACGATGTCAGCGCCATTCGCAAGTTTTTCAACCTGGGCTGATGTAGACGTTTCCCGAGGTGGCTTACGGGTGTCGTTTCCAGCGTCCCCGCCGATTACGACACTGCCGGCCGGCGTATCGACCCGGTAGGAAGCATGACCTGCAATATGAGTTGAGCGGATTGCACTGACTGTGACATCGCCCTTGGCCCAAACCTGTTTCGCATCCTCTTCAGGCTTGAAGTCTTTCACGTTGATCAGGTCTGCAGGGCCACCGGGGAGCCGTTTTTTGTTTTCGGCAAGACGCTGGGCGATTTCTCCAGAATTGATGAGCGCATCCCCGATATGTTTGGCAAAGCGTTCGCAGCTCAGGGCAAAACCAAGAGGAGACTTGGTTTCCTCGCTGCACACCAAATCCACCTTCGGACCGCCTGAATTGAAGTGCCAGCGCAACTGCATCATGTCGGCCAGGCCTTCGGTGTGGTCGGAGTGCAGATGGGTTAGAAAAACCGCGTCTAGTTTTCCGACCGGAACACCAGCCTGTGACAGGCGTTGTGTGGTTCCCCGCCCGGTGTCGAACTGCAGGCGAACGTCATTGCATTTGTTTTCCTGCGATCCGTATTGAACAAGAGTACCGGCACCCGCCTGTCCTTGAAAGACAGGAGGTCCGCCTTGGGTGCCGGTTAGTGTCACTTTTAGGCAAGGTTCCGCCATGGCAGTCTGAGCAGCAAAGGTACCCAAACCAATCAGCATTCCTGAGATTACTGTTCTCAACATTATCTCCTCCCAACAGTTTTCGTTTTGAACGGCGTGTTTTTGTTGGGCCACCGGAGCTCAGGATTGGCTGCCGGCCGCCAGTTAGCTTTTTGATGTCATTTGAAGTCGATTTTTCCAGTAGACAGGCCGACCGATAGGGTGAAGCTGCCTTCATTGATCAGCCAGCGGCGGATTGTGTAGCTGCGTACTCCGCGCGCATGCATGGGGTCACCATCTGCAAGTTCCCGAGCGGCATCGAGCGATTCAGCTCTGTAAACAATCATACCTTCTCCGAACATCTCTTCACCGCTTTCGTCAGAGACAGGGCCGGCGAATGCGAGACTGCCTGCGGCCTCCATTTTGGCTTGGTAGGCAAGATGATCGGGCAGGGTGCCTGGAATATCTGCGTCGGGTCCTACTGGCTTGGTATTCACTACATAAAGCTCAAGCGCCAGGGCGCCTCGTTCTTTGGCTGTGCGTTTGTAATCTTCCCACTTGGGCATTCCGTTTCTCCCGATTTTTGGTGAGTATAAAAAAATCGATATTATTTGACAAATGAAAAAAACGTCGTCAAAGTGGAGTCAGATTTCGAAACACCGAGGAAACTATGCGCTTCATTGTGGGAACGGGGCCGGCAGGGCCAGGCGTCTACCTGAACGAGGGGGAACAGGCGTGGAATTTAACGGCACTCGACAATGCCGTTGGCCATGATCTGATGGGACTAATTGCCGGTGCAGCTGATGCTGCGGCTTTAGCGGCCCGCAAGGACGGTGTGGCCGCGTGTGACGCTGCAGCCATCACACCTGCGCTACCGGTAACGAAGCCCGGTAAGATTATCTGTCTCGGCCTCAATTACGTCGACCACATCAAAGAGGGTGGATACGATGTGCCCACCTATCCTGCGCTGTTTATGCGTTCTACCACCTCAATGATCCCTGCAGGCGCGCCAATGGTCCGGCCTTCCTGTTCTGAGCAGCTGGATTATGAAGCCGAATTGATGGTGATCATCGGCAAAGGCGGGCGGCATATCAGCGAAGCTGATGCTCTTGATCATGTCTTTGGCTACACGCTGTTTAATGATGGGTCCGTGCGCGAATACCAGCGCAAGACGCACCAGTGGACGCCGGGCAAA
Proteins encoded:
- a CDS encoding metal ABC transporter permease, giving the protein MISVLLEPFSYSYMTNAMWVSALVGGVCAFLSAYLMLKGWSLIGDALSHSVVPGVAGAYILGLPFALGAFIAGGLAAGAMLFLSERSGLKVDVIIGLIFTSFFGLGLFIVSVNPMSVSIQTITMGNILAITPEDTLQLAIIGFVSLAVLLVKWKDLMVTFFDENHARTIGLRPGLLKAVFFILLSASVVAAMQTVGAFLVIAMVVTPGATAYLLCDRFPRLIMLSVVIGSLTSFVGAYISYFLDGATGGIIVTLQTLIFLVAFVFAPKHGLLAARRKAAEALRQGPADTNMHQTVIGEDL
- a CDS encoding manganese/iron ABC transporter ATP-binding protein encodes the protein MEVAPDQADNGISAEDVTVTYRNGHTALWNASFDIPRGTVTALVGVNGAGKSTLFKAIMGFVPAAKGDIRILDMSVREALRKNLVAYVPQSEEVDWSFPVLVEDVVMMGRYGHMGFLRWPKKADHEAVSEALARVNMQDFRHRQIGELSGGQRKRVFLARALAQDGQVILLDEPFTGVDVKTEEQIVELLRELRAEGRVMLVSTHNLGSVPEFCDRTVLVKGTVLAHGPTETTFTRENLEHAFGGVLRHFTISDQTLHTDGDDRTVTILTDDERPFVQYGGEVQTTEGRK
- a CDS encoding xanthine dehydrogenase family protein subunit M, translating into MIPGEFIYHRPSTVAEAVSILAEHGDEARPLSGGHSLIPMMKLRMAAPEHLVDLAGVESLKGIKEDAGTIVIGAMTTQHEMIHSDLLSEKLPIIRETSLLIADPQIRYLGTLGGNVANGDPGNDMPALMQCLNASYVLTGQEGDREVAARDFYEAAYFTALAPEEILTAVRIPTPPAGHGYAYEKLKRKVGDYATAAAAVVLTMDGGTVSSCSIALTNVADTPLHAADAEAILTGSSLDAETIKKAIAAAEAITEPASDGRGPAEYRTKMAGIMLERALARAAERASS
- a CDS encoding fumarylacetoacetate hydrolase family protein; this encodes MRFIVGTGPAGPGVYLNEGEQAWNLTALDNAVGHDLMGLIAGAADAAALAARKDGVAACDAAAITPALPVTKPGKIICLGLNYVDHIKEGGYDVPTYPALFMRSTTSMIPAGAPMVRPSCSEQLDYEAELMVIIGKGGRHISEADALDHVFGYTLFNDGSVREYQRKTHQWTPGKNFDGTGPIGPVVVTPDELPAGAEGLKIESRVGSEILQSATTSDMLWSVARTISTVSEYTTLEPGDYLAMGTPPGVGHAKTPQRWLRPGEIVEVEIEGIGICANPIVAEEDISATEAAE
- a CDS encoding YciI family protein, with protein sequence MPKWEDYKRTAKERGALALELYVVNTKPVGPDADIPGTLPDHLAYQAKMEAAGSLAFAGPVSDESGEEMFGEGMIVYRAESLDAARELADGDPMHARGVRSYTIRRWLINEGSFTLSVGLSTGKIDFK
- a CDS encoding MBL fold metallo-hydrolase, yielding MLRTVISGMLIGLGTFAAQTAMAEPCLKVTLTGTQGGPPVFQGQAGAGTLVQYGSQENKCNDVRLQFDTGRGTTQRLSQAGVPVGKLDAVFLTHLHSDHTEGLADMMQLRWHFNSGGPKVDLVCSEETKSPLGFALSCERFAKHIGDALINSGEIAQRLAENKKRLPGGPADLINVKDFKPEEDAKQVWAKGDVTVSAIRSTHIAGHASYRVDTPAGSVVIGGDAGNDTRKPPRETSTSAQVEKLANGADIVVHSTIHPVMGPDGGTGFPPPIYFRQSNATDLGHLARRAGVKHLMLTHLIPPVGAPRQGPYKLPDGALANEDYLGAVSDSGFEGDTIVGTDLVSLTLPVQN
- a CDS encoding aerobic carbon-monoxide dehydrogenase large subunit, with the protein product MNDMTPTREQREAALEGMGCKRKRVEDVRFTQGQGQYVDDLKLPGMVFGDFVRSPYAHAKITKIDATEALKIPGVIAVLTAEDLKGVNLAWMPTLAGDVQMVLADGKVLYQNQEVAFVVAENRYIADDAIQLVEVDYEELPVLVDPFKSMDPDAPVLRPDLEGKTEGAHGPRDHHNHIFKWQVGDKDETAKAFAEADITTKDMISYHRTHPSPLETCQCVASMDKVKGELTVWGTFQAPHVIRTVASLLSTIPEHKIHVIAPDIGGGFGNKVGAYPGYICSIVASIVTGVPVKWVEDRMENLSTTSFARDYHMTTEIAAKKDGTVTGLKVHVLADHGGFDACADPSKWPAGFMNIVTGSYDFPAAHLEVDGVYTNKAPGGVAYRCSFRVTEAAYCIERAMDILAQKLEMDPADLRMKNFVKKEQFPYQSALGWEYDSGDYHTAMQKAMDTIGYRQLREEQKAKQDAFKRGETREIMGIGISFFTEIVGAGPSKNCDILGVAMFDSAEIRVHPTGSVISRMGTKSQGQGHETTWAQIIATEIGIPADDIMVEEGNTDTAPYGLGTYGSRSTPVAGAAIALAARKIRNKAQMIAAHMLEVSEYDLEWDVDGFQVKGNPQARKSMKEIAWAAYNAPPPNMEPGLEAVSYYDPPNMTYPFGAYFCVMDIDVDTGVAKTRRFYALDDCGTRINPMIIEGQVHGGLTEAFAIAMGQEIRYDELGNVMGASFMDFFIPTAVETPHWETDHTVTPSPHHPIGAKGVGESPNVGGVPAFSNAVNDAFQFLGSTHIQMPHDAWRIWQAAKDLGAHG
- a CDS encoding metal ABC transporter permease, producing MDLDLLMLPFKFAFMQNAFLICMLVSVPTALLSCFLVMKGWALMGDAVSHAVLPGIVLAYIFGIPLILGAFGAGMICAVATGYLSGNSRVKQDTVMGVVFSGMFGLGIVLYVSIETNAHLDHILFGNMLGVGSQNLWTAGIISVLVAGALVLKWKDLVLHSFDAAQAQASGLPVNVLHYGMLAALSLTIVATLSAAGLILAIGLLIAPGAIAFLLVRKFGTMLWISVIVCMGSMLAGTYLSFFLDSAPAPTIVLILTAVFMIAFIRRQIVTRRMSMRRISQTEATASE
- a CDS encoding MHYT domain-containing protein; translation: MTVTHEPWLVALSLVMAFQGSFVGLSLAVQVGSAQDPRRRHLLAGAALTLALAIWSMHFVGILAAKFQVTIDYLVLPTLLSFLVCVLVVGIAVFAASNKRLTPLRLGLSAFVMGAGICTMHYLGMYALHTSLHMAHDPAYVLASFLIAFNAAGLALWLLFSAGRRPPIVVSAVVMGLAISAMHYTAMTGLTFDPAQSAASLTAPSLGPGALAILVSCVAFLVSALFLLALVPAQSGDKSGEAEAGTAFSAPTANISAEVAPDEATSHSIEQKTGLQPKPASGLQAAAKAVRKSASAIRKPIPIEFDGRKTQIDPAEIVAIHADAHYTRLHDSRREYFCPLSISEAEQQLDPKIFNRVHRSHIVNLTKVINFKRAGDGGVLHLAGDDGQTVPVSRSRWGHVKSKLTSLEQPSGDPSTAAAQ
- a CDS encoding (2Fe-2S)-binding protein, yielding MSDIEQIPVTMTVNGKKVQRFVEPRTLLIHFLREDLNITGPHIGCETSHCGACTVEMNGMSVKTCTIFAAQANGAELTTVEGMANADGTLSALQEGFRQMHGLQCGFCTPGMIMRAHVLLKENPNPSEEEIRMGIAGNLCRCTGYQNIVKAIQYAAAKLNGTEFQEAAE
- a CDS encoding metal ABC transporter substrate-binding protein, with translation MSCNINCEKGQYSKGHFKVKKTFLFAAVAAVAVAAASGASAKDKMKVVTTFTVIADMAANVAGDAAEVVSITKPGAEIHGYEPTPQDIVRAHDADLILWNGMNLELWFEQFLANVGEVPSATLTDGIDPISIKSGSYEGKPNPHAWMGLGNAQIYIDNIAAAFSKHDPDNAATYEKNAEAYKQELRAVIEPLQATINKVPENKRWLVTCEGAFSYLARDFGMKELYLWPMNADQVGTPKQVRSVIDGVRENNIPVVFCESTVNTAPAEQVARETGVSYGGVLYVDSLSEADGAVPTYLDLLKVTSSTVAEGLAAATN